One genomic window of Dryobates pubescens isolate bDryPub1 chromosome 17, bDryPub1.pri, whole genome shotgun sequence includes the following:
- the LOC104307553 gene encoding C2 calcium-dependent domain-containing protein 4C, protein MWFLEKIRASHENGNLPSSSFLGLPPSQNLPDKARLGTATFPNVLTPDRIPEFCIPPRLTSCNPVKGPGSHQDHSPEDADHNSSDYSPYSSLPHHIQVESAEEIPALEEESTNSDPQSQAALSLPHFPRAPTSYGFCTLLESPHTRRKESIFHADPYGALPSLILSRSRANTFSGKGSTSNPIAISFTSVRLPPKHPSLHRQGACDSDTASSSDSSPFSSPLLSRSPPRSCSLIKTQSQEGFLCRALKAKNKSSMARNNSLSTEESSSTDNSPSVIRRASEGLLAMQSFSTSSPIFPLDLSCSRERLVGESTVVMDKGGMLRLSAEYCSENERLRIRLISAEGLYDDSVEPKNINCCITFSLVPGKTQKQRSTVIKRSRNPIFNEDFFFDGIAEEELYSLSVRMKAMNKGWSIKRDYTLGERELSLMSMLSV, encoded by the coding sequence ATGTGGTTCTTGGAAAAGATCAGAGCATCACATGAAAATGGAAACCTCCCTAGCTCCTCCTTTCTGGGACTGCCACCTTCCCAAAATCTGCCTGACAAAGCCCGACTGGGGACTGCTACTTTTCCTAATGTGCTCACCCCCGACAGAATCCCTGAATTCTGCATTCCCCCAAGGCTGACCAGTTGCAACCCTGTTAAGGGCCCAGGTTCTCACCAGGACCACAGTCCAGAGGATGCAGATCATAATTCTTCTGACTACAGCCCCTACTCTTCCTTGCCGCATCACATTCAGGTGGAAAGCGCTGAAGAGattccagccctggaggaagAAAGCACCAACTCAGACCCACAGTCCCAAGCAGCACTCTCCCTGCCTCACTTTCCCAGAGCTCCTACTTCATATGGCTTCTGCACTTTGCTGGAGAGTCCCCACACCAGGAGAAAAGAGTCCATCTTCCATGCTGATCCATATggtgctctgcccagcctgataCTGTCTCGATCCAGGGCTAACACGTTCAGTGGCAAAGGGAGTACATCTAATCCTATTGCTATCAGTTTTACTTCTGTGAGGCTGCCTCCCAAGCATCCCTCTCTGCATAGGCAAGGTGCCTGTGATAGTGATACTGCCTCCTCCAGCGACTCCTCTCCTTTCAGCTCTCCACTTCTCAGCAGGTCTCCTCCCAGATCCTGCTCTCTGATCAAAACACAAAGTCAGGAGGGATTCCTCTGCCGAGCACTGAAAGCCAAGAACAAATCCAGCATGGCCAGGAACAATTCTCTGTCTACGGAGGAAAGCAGCTCTACTGATAACAGCCCCAGTGTCATCAGGCGGGCCTCAGAGGGGCTGCTTGCCATGCAGAGCTTTAGCACATCCTCTCCCATCTTTCCCCTGGATCTCTCCTGCAGCCGGGAGAGACTGGTGGGAGAAAGCACTGTGGTTATGGACAAGGGAGGCATGTTGAGGCTGTCAGCTGAATACTGCTCAGAGAATGAAAGGCTGAGGATCCGCCTGATCAGTGCAGAGGGTTTGTATGATGACTCTGTAGAGCCCAAAAACATCAACTGCTGTATCACCTTCTCCCTGGTGCCagggaaaacacagaagcagagaagcactGTTataaagagaagcagaaatccCATTTTCAATGAGGACTTCTTTTTTGATGGCATTGCAGAAGAAGAGCTTTACAGCCTCTCTGTAAGGATGAAAGCAATGAATAAAGGTTGGAGTATCAAACGGGATTACACCTTAGGAGAACGGGAATTGTCTTTGATGAGTATGTTGTCAGTGTAA